ACAGTCCCACTTATCCGTAGTCCCGTATTGACCGTACCGCACCACGCTCTATAGCTTAAAATATAAGGGTTGCAGATAGTATAAATGATATGACCTCTACAAGCTTAGAAATCCCTCATCCAGTCAAATCCCTTTATTAATACCTATCTATCTACGTCGcgcttaacattattttacctATGCAAACAATCCGCTATTTCGTGTGACCAGTGACATTTAACAAAATCTTAACTAAATACACCATTTTCACTTGTTTCAGCAGGCAGCCGTCGTCATCAAAATGGGTTCAGACTTTAGGGCCTAATATGTCTCCCGCCTATCGGTATCAGTACTACTCGCCATACGAGCCCCGCAAGGTGTACCAGCAGTACCAGGCCGAGATGCCGATGCACGCACCGCCGAGCATGGCGCCCATACCTATCAGCATCCCGGCCGGCTCCAGCCTGACCCCGGTGTCCCTCCAGCACGTGCAGCTGGTGCCCTGCATGTGCCCTGTAGCTCCCGAACAAGCCGATAAGCTACAGGAACAAGTTGGCCCTGGACCCTACTTGGCTCAAACCTACGCCCCGCAGTCTCATTCCGTTCCGCAACAAATGACTGTCGCCACTGCTGACAATACCAAAATCTCATCCAACCAATAGGGATTATGTACCTTAATCTGTAATCATTATTGCAGCGCAATA
The Cydia strobilella chromosome Z, ilCydStro3.1, whole genome shotgun sequence genome window above contains:
- the LOC134754045 gene encoding uncharacterized protein LOC134754045 isoform X1 — its product is MFPDMTGTTRFLLSLALLASTEAFFLKWGSDTSRQPSSSKWVQTLGPNMSPAYRYQYYSPYEPRKVYQQYQAEMPMHAPPSMAPIPISIPAGSSLTPVSLQHVQLVPCMCPVAPEQADKLQEQVGPGPYLAQTYAPQSHSVPQQMTVATADNTKISSNQ
- the LOC134754045 gene encoding uncharacterized protein LOC134754045 isoform X2; amino-acid sequence: MFPDMTGTTRFLLSLALLASTEAFFLKWGSDTSQPSSSKWVQTLGPNMSPAYRYQYYSPYEPRKVYQQYQAEMPMHAPPSMAPIPISIPAGSSLTPVSLQHVQLVPCMCPVAPEQADKLQEQVGPGPYLAQTYAPQSHSVPQQMTVATADNTKISSNQ